AATCATTGTTTCCTTTATAGACAGTCACTGTCGGGGGTTTCAGGTTAAAAACGACCTGCCCAGTTGAAGTGAGCCATTTAGATCATTTAGTTCTAACCGTGCAGAGTGTGCCAGACACGGTCAACTTCTACACCACGACCCTCGGCATGCAGGTCATCACTTTTAAGGTATGTCAGAAGTTACCATGACACTTAGGTCATATCAACAcgtgtcaggctgaagaagctgctAGTAGAGGGCAGACTTTGGGTGTTCCATTTTTGTCCTGCGGCAGCGCGGAAACACATTTCTTGTGTTTTAAGGGAAACCGTAAAGCTCTGGGGTTTGGCCAGCAGAAGTTCAACCTTCACCAGCTGGGGCAGGAATTTGAGCCCAAAGCAAAGCATCCAACTTCAGGCTCCGCTGACCTGTGTCTCATAACCAGAACCCCTCTGGCCCAAGTAGCTGCACATCTGAAGGTATTTGACCCACTGCTACCACATTTCCTGGGTGATACTTTGAGATAAAGTCCACTCGGTTCATTTACGGTGTTGTTTTAGGCCTGTGGCGTTGAGATTGAGGAGGGTCCAGTGGAAAGGACTGGAGCTGTGGGCACCATCACCTCCCTGTACTTCAGGGATCCAGACCACAATCTCATTGAGGTGTCCAACTATATGCAGCCATCAGAGGGCTCCTAATGAGACTTTGGCTTTTACACAGAAATGTCTCCAACCACCagactgtttctttcttttatttctcagaaacagacaaatACTAAATAGAAATTCAAATACAATTCACTGTTTCAGGATCAGTTTTGATCTGAACAGTGTAGCTCAACGAATTTCCAGAGATTATGTTAAATTACTATGTTTGACGAATGAGTACTTTACTAAGTAAAATAATGTACAATTCTCTGTATCAAGTGCCAATTATCAAGAGTGTAGATTAAAATTGAGTTACCTGTTTgaattttttaatgaatatgtATTTTTTGACACGCATTCATCTGTTCAGATCTTTTGTGGTCGTTTTTTTTCATCAGTGATCTTATTAATCTGTCACTAAAATGCGAAGCTGAGCCAGTCCAAACGCTTCATTTTGCTGTTCATCAGAACTTAAAAATTGTAACGTCACTAATATGACAGCAAAGATGGAAACTTTCTCAGTATTATTCTATTATCCTTTTATTATCTTATGCGAGATTACAGCGTCTGCCTCTGAGGATGAGTTGTGTTTGTAGTGAGTTTGCTATGGAATAAgtacatttcccagcaggttatgacatgtttgtgtgttcagttcagtttgcagaggaacatatcaggagacacaggacagttttgtttgaaataGAAGCATTGTGGTAAATTCCATCAGCTCCACTTATCGGTCAGGTTATGGTACTGCAGCAATACCAGCCGCCAGCTCTTCGCACGGAGCCTAAAAAGGTGTCCATTTTCTCCCCGTGGTGTCGCCAACGCTGAGCTTAATACAGGTCTACACAGGTATGATGGCCGAACTTTAAAACCTCTTAAGACCCGAGCTCTTGTTTgatatgcatttttatttctctttgctattTGGGCTTATTGGAACCCAATAAGTATAAAAACTAAGCATCATCTTTTGACATGATGtagttttagagaaaaatgaTGGCCACATATGTGTACACTTGGTCTGAATTACCATAAAGCACAAAAATCAATAATACAGTTTTTGTGTAATAGAATGAAAAactctttatttacatagttttgaacatgttttgaaCAGGTTATactgtaatgacaataataacacattaataacacatacaaacatagttTTGAACCTTTTTTGAACAGGTTAGactgtaatgacaataataacacattaataacacatacatagttttgaacatgttttgaaCAGGTTAGactgtaatgacaataataacacattattaataacacatacaaacatagttttgaacatgttttaaCATCAcagcccaaaaaacaaaacaaaataacacgTCATATGTCTGTCACATCTATTTATGAAATTCTAAGAAACAGTTGCGCTCGGTTTGTAAGCACAAGAACACCTTGCAGGTCACGCAACGCACTCGGGTTCTccctgtgcagcctgctgctctgcatcgtGCTGCATTCTTCATGTTGACCATCTCTGGGAGATGTGCATTAGCCCTCCTGCGGACAGACACATGGGGCACTGCCATCACTGGACGTTTTTTCCTTTCTAACGAGTCATCTTctccctctgacagctctggaaAGTCTGCATCATCTTCTTGGCTATGATGCTGGGCCAAGAAGGTCCTGGCCACGTCAATGCGGAACTCCAGGAACTGCATGATGCTCTTCCTTGGTGCACCACACGTTGCCAGATCTTTCCGATAGAGTAGCCAGCTGTTGGCTAAAGCCAGATCTGTAAAGTGCATTAGCATCCTAAATGTCCACTTCTTAGTACGGCTGCTCATTCGATAATAACTAATCATTCTGTCGATCAGGTCAACTCCACCCATTTTGAGGTTGTACTCCCGAACAATGCATGGTCGGGAGacagacacattttttttgtttcttgtccCAGCGCTGGCAGGTGTCTTCAGGCTGTGTCCCATGAACAGCAGATATCATTAGAACTGGTTTGTTGTCAAACCACTTCACGACACACAACTGTCCATCTTTGGTAGAAACTTCTTTTGAAGTACCTCTTCCTgaattttgcattattttatcgGTAGTTAActtctgcactgctgcagtGACCCGGTTCTTCATTACTGTACCAGTAATGTACAGGTCTTTTTCAGCATTTGCTCCGCACCTTGGATGCTTGTGAAGAGCTGGTCACAGTACACTTTTGTGCCACGATGCAGAGTTTGACACAGACGAGACATTACTAAACTTCCCAAACCCAGACCCTCTGGTTCTTCGACCTGCTCGCGCAATGCAGCTGAACCTTGATAGAGATCAAAGTCCAGCACAATCCCATCTGTTGTGGCACAAACAAAGTTCTTTATGCCAACAGGGTTTGGCTTCATTGGCAAATACTGCCTACATGGACAGGTTCCTGTGAAAGGAATCATCTGTTCATCTATAGATACGCATTCAGGCCGAGTCTGAGACCTGCAGCCTTGCAAAATCCTATCCAGGAAAGGTCGCACCTTCCAGAATTTGTCCCGCTTCCTCAGGTCTTCTGGCACATCATCATCAATTAGGACTTTTAATGATTGTCTCAGTCTGAAGAATCTGTCCCGAGTGAATCTTTCAGTGATAGGAGTGACACTGAAGGATTTGGACCAGTACATTCTTATTTTGGGGTATGGGACACAGGACATCAGAATACAGGCACCAAAAAAATGGTAGACCTCATCTACTGATGTTTTGAGTAGGTCCCCACTCCTACTCAGTGACATAGCGTTTGTGCAATCTGCAATGGTTTTCATTAAATCTTGATCTATATACTGTTCCAAATAGCTCAGTGGGGTCCAGCTATTTCGGTCATGCTCAGTTTCATCCTCATTCTTAAACTCTACTAGGTTTGGCATCAATGGAGCTGCCCTCCAGCGCATTCCACGTCCTGCACAACAagaattaaaatacaaattgtGCTTATTGCGAAGACGACTCACACAAGCAATTCACTGAGGTGTATTGGTGCATAACATAGTTGAATCTGAGTGAACATTTATATGAAATTTTATGATTTGCCTTCAAGGCATGCCAAAATaagaaccattattattattaccttcATAAGATTGTCCCTGAGGGCTTGGTCCTGTTGTTGGCTCTTCTGGGCCATCATTTGAGCAATCAGCCTCATGCCGAGTTCGACAGCTACTTCTGGGAGTGTTGGATCTGGCCGCGCCATAGCCTGAACCTGTACCTGTCCCTGAATGTCAGCAAGTGTTGTGAATTGGCATTTTGCTAGAAACATTGAATGGTGCGGTACCTTTATGTACTCCTCTAAAACATTAACTTAGCCCTAAagccctaaaataaacaaatatccacTAAGTCTTGGCTAACCATTATCTTCACCACGGAGACGTTTACGTCCCCTGCTCTGTTCAGTGGGCTGTGGAATGGGGTACTCATCACCACTGTTCTCATCCTCACTGCTGCTTTGCTCCTGAGGTTGGGGTTGATAACTGGCATCCAGGATGTCGTCATCATTGTCAGACAAATCTAAATCTGACGTGTCTCCATCCATTGCACTGAGTAATTCCAGTGCTCTTTGCAGAGAAAAACGATCTGGAAATAAAATTGTTggtttgtgaggagatagagatttgaagagtgagagtattttggcaagtttcatggcgagtaccaccaataagcgacattctagagtttgtgaggacaaataaatgttctgcttctgtgaaaaatcattccaaatcaaacataagacaaatgacaaactattatttttatcttttagagTAAGGGGGGAGTATcggcatattttattgtaatggaaatataatcattatttgttatgaatgaacaaaacacctggatgaccacacaatgaacttttattagcgtcatgggattgaaacagtgccggtgcttcagtcgtgctcttcgGAGGTTTCTATGGCTTCGGTTGTCCACCAGATAtccccatcactgaagtctcgaagctttgaatctttttcgacacaattgttaggaaagtGGTGAAGTGGGGAAGCCTCAGTGCTTCGTGAGGCTTCACCACTTGCCCACccctaaaaataacattttcggTCCCTCTGTACACATGTGTACATCAGGTTTAGCAGCATATTACATCAATACCTTTACTAAACTTTGTCAAATTTGTATGCCATAGCAAACTTACAATGCTTGTATGCAAATCTAAACAAGAATAAGCCATTAACTTTGACTGGACCTCTTACCTGGTCGATATTTTTGTTTGGAGTTGCTACCGGAATTTTCGAACGTGTTCTCCGCCATTTTGAGTCACGGTATAGTGTAGTACTCTTCTGACACCACTAGGGGGTGGTGTAAGTATCCACATATGTGGCCATTAGGCCCCAGTTAAGCAGAATTAATTACTGTGGGAAATCTAGCCCAAAATGTGATGTCCACACATGTGTAAAGCTCTGGGGTTTGGCCAGCAGAAGTTCAACCTTCACCAGCTGGGGCAGGAATTTGAGCCCAAAGCAAAGCATCCAACTTCAGGCTCCGCTGACCTGTGTCTCATAACCAGAACCCCTCTGGCCCAAGTAGCTGCACATCTGAAGGTATTTGACCCACTGCCACCACATTTCTTGGGTGATACTTTGAGATAAAGTCCACTCGGTTTATTTACGGTGTTGTTTTAGGCTTGTGGCGTTGAGATCGAAGAGGGTCCAGTGGAAAGGACTGGAGCTGTGGGCACCATCACCTCCCTGTACTTCAGGGATCCAGACCACAATCTCATTGAGGTGTCCAACTATATGCGGCCATCAGAGGGCTCCTAATGAGACTTTGGCTTTTACACAGAAATGTCTCCAACCACCagactgtttctttcttttatttctcagaAACAGACAATTACTAAATAGAAATTCAAATACAATTCACTGTTTCAGGATCAGTTTAGATCTGAACAGTGTAGTTTAACGAATTTCCAGAGATTATGTTAAATTACTATGTTTGACAAATGAGTACTTTACTAAGTAAAATAATGTACAATTCTCTGTATCAAAGTGCCAATTATCAGGAGTGTAGATAAAAATTGAGTTACCTGTTGgaattttttaattaatatgtatttttttgaCACGCATTCATCTGTTCAGATCTTTTGTggtcgtttttgtttttttctgagcaaaaatggcagaaaacagTTTAACTTTTCATTTCTCAAGACATACTGATCAAATGTATTAAAAGTTGAATCCAAAGTTGTTGAActcttcatttatttcagtATCAAGTGTGTTTAGTAATGATCTCCCACCAGAACACACTCCCAAAATGTATCATCAGTGATCTTATTAATCTGTCACTAAAATGCGAAGCTGAGCAAGTCCAAACGCTTCATTTTGCTGTTCATCAGAACTTAAAAATTGTAACGTCACTAATATGACAGCAAAGATGGAAACTTTCTCAGTATTATTCTATTATCCTTATTATCTTATGCGAGATTACAGCGTCTGCCTCTGAGGATGAGTTGTGTTTGTAGTGAGTTTGCTATGGAATAAgtacatttcccagcaggtttatgacatgtttgtgtgttcagttcAGTTTGCAGAGGAACATATTCGGAGACACAGGacagttttgtttgaaataGAAGCATTGTGGTAAATTCCATCAGCTCTACCTATCGGTCAGGTTATGGTACTGCAGCAATACCAGCCGCCAGCTCTTCGCACGGAGCCTAAAAAGGTGTCCACTTTCTCCCCGTGGTGTCGCCAACGCTGAGCTTAATACAAGTCTACACAGGTATGATGGTCAaactttaaatacagaaataattcATGTGATTGTGTATTCAAAGCACCTTTGTCACAGCACCTTTTGAAAGGTTAAAGATCAAAGTAAATTTGTTTAATAAGGGTCAGAGCCTTAGCAGCAAAGCTCCAGAagttaacatttaaacattagTTAAACAAAATCAGCTaagagacaaacaaaagaaacaagctcTAACATGGTTCAAGTCAACGTTGAAGTAAAAGGGCTGAACGGCGCCTTCTACGAGGTGAGGCGCTGCTAAATTTACAGATGATCTCAGTAAAAGCACCTGCATACTTAATATTCACTAGCTCACAGCTGCCATTGCACACACTTGTTAGATCAATACTTGTTAAgaattttaaacctttttaaccacgatgtgtttgaatgttgtcaATACTGTGACTGGTTCTTTCTCTTTAGGCCCAAATCAAGTCCATTTCTGAAAAGCTACTGGCAGTAGTTTATGAAAACAAGTAAgtttaatgttttttctttatacaTCTTAAACCTCTGGAGTGTATTGATGTATTATTAGTTTTGATTATTGACATATATTATCTATAGTCCACAGGAGGAAGTTGAGGTGTATTGCGACTCTGTGCGGCTGCCTCCTCCAAATTTTTCCTTTAACGTGGCTGTTGGagatgaggtggaggtgagaactACCAGTATAACTGATGATTTAAGGATGACTCAGGTCTGGTAGTTGTAATTTACCAGTTTTTATGTCCATTGTCTCACAGGTTTTCTCCAGGCTCAGTGATCAGGAACCATTTGGCTGGTGGCAGGCACGGATCACAATGATTATAGGAGAGGTAAttcagatgttgctgcagaatCACAAGTCCTTACTCAGAAGCTGGAgtggattattttaaaaaaaaagcacaaaaaataaTTCAGCTTGACTgataattattcattttcaaagGGTTGGTAATAAAAAAGCTTCCTTTCTTACACTTTTCCCAGTGGTACCTGATTGAATACAAGGATGGATTCCAGGAGTTTGTCAAATCAGGGTCCATCAGGAATCAGAATAAGAACACTTTCTGCACCATAGAAATGCTCGTGCAGATCTTCTGGTCAGAAGAACCAACAGTCAGACTGCAGGTGAGTGCTCAGAGCGTACACTCCACATAGGTCTCACGAAGAATTGCACAAGCAGATGTGAAAGTGCtggctttgacagctgtcaacCACATGTGAtccatgtcttcctctgcctggccaTTTAGAAGGAGCAGTGCCATGCACAACCAGAGACCGAGGATAAGGGCTGTCAGACTGAAGCCGATGACGGTCACCCAACGAAATGTGCTGGTCCCAGCGAGCAAAGGGCCCACGCGACATTAAACAGCAGCTTGCAACACCAGAACTGTCCGAGCAGTGAGGCCCACGGCGGTCAGCCACCAGACTCCGGTGAGAATAAATTAACCCATAATTCACATGTGAAAGCAATAGAGAAGATGATGACGAtcatgacgatggtgatgatggtgtttctGAACAGGCGAACACACTGAAGAACTGTGGCAATCCGACGAAGACCAGCCGGTCTGGACTCTGAAATGTAAGTATCTGGCTTTGTTGTGAAATGAATGCAAGTCACAGGAAGGTAGAAAATTCTGaacactaacagacttttaTAAAATGTGTTCTAGTTGATCCCAAGCCTCCAAAGGCCAGCAAATCCGCCCGTCGTCGTCGTCGCAACGGCCAGCGTCAACTGCGTGATTACACAATGGATGATGAGTACGATGACGAAGAAATTAGGATGACCCCACAGGGACTCTGCCTATTCAGATTGTTTGGCAGCCGATGGGTGGCAATGGCCtaatcagtttttctttttgaaatatttcctttttaatgatCCATTTTTTTCGTGAACTTCATGAATATTTGTGATATTTGTGAGTAAAATCTGAATATACGCCGGTGTTTTGACACGATTTGAGTCAATTTGGAgaaattcaaatgcaataaaagccaAACCTTAATTCTTTTAACCCCAATTCTTAGATCTCGAACATTATATTCTTATTATATTAAAGATAAACCTTTGACATAGAATATTTAAGCGCAAACTGACAAACAGAAGATAAGTGCCATGCCAGTAAATGACCGCACGGGAGCGCATTTTCTCCAGAATTAATGGCACTGTTTGTCAAAGGGAGCCCTGAGAAATATCAAAATGTCTTAGTCTTAATTTGTTTCTTTCAGTTCAATTCATTTCATTCAACAAAATAATCTTTgtcttattaaaaacaaaaaataatcataGTACATTGAGATCTTTTGTCCCCCAGaataaaagacaataaaatactGCAAACACATTCAGTTATATAGCAGAATTCATTCACAGCTTATAAATAACCCAACGTGTAATTAAAATACAATTACAAACTAGATATACACCGAAATATATACATTATCATTTTGGGATGTTACATAACCCAATAGTCAAGTGGTAGTCAACGTTGGTTTAGCGATATGACTTTATGTAAAtatgactcgactctgcaacatcgcgtggacatcgggggcagtgccgctggattggcagaccggggtggtagtccctctttttaagaagggggaccggagggtgtgttcaactatagggggatcacactcctcagcctccctggtaaggtctattcaggggtactggagaggagggtccgccggatagtcgaacctcggattcaggaggagcaatgtggttttcgtcctgggcgtggaacagtggaccagctctacaccgtcaacagggtcttcgagggtgcatgggagtttgcccaaccagtccacatgtgttttgtggacttggagaaggcattcgaccgtgtccctcgggggatcctgtggggggttctccgagagtatgggtgagtttggtccgaattgctggcagtaagtcgaactcgtttccggtgagggttggtctccgccagggctgccctttgtcaccgattctgttcataatttttatggacagaatttctaggtgcagtcatggtgttgagggggtccggtttggtgacctcaggatcgggtctctgctttttgcggatgatgtggtcctgttggcgtcatcggcccgtgacctccaataacactggatcggttcgctgccgcatgtgaagcggctgggatgaaaatcagcacctccaaatccgaggccatggttctcaaccggaaaaaggtggagtgccttctctgggtcaaggaggagatcctgccccaagtggaggagttcaagtacctcggggtcttgttcacgagtgagggaagaatggagcgggagatcgacaggcggatcggtgcggcgtccgcagtaatgcggactctgcaccggtccgtagtggtgaagagagagctgagccgaaaggcgaagctctcgatttaccggtcgatctaccctcacctatggtcatgagctttgggtaatgaccgaaagaacaagatcacgggtacaagtggctgaaatgagcttcctccgtagggtggctgggctctcccttagagatagggtgagaagctctgccatccgggaggagctcagagtagagtcgctgctcctccgcgttgagaggagccagatgaggtggcttgggcatctagttaggatgccccctggacgcctccctggtgaggtgttcagggcatgtccctccagtaggagacccccgggaagacccaggacacgttggagagactatgtctctcgactggactgggaacgcctggggatccctccggatgagctagaggaggtagctggggaaaaggaagtctgggcttctctccttaggctgctgcccctgcaacccgaccccggataagcggtagagaatggatggatggactttatgtaaatgtgaaacctgctgagaggttttgtttgtcttctgaGTCTTTCGGTCTTGGTGCAGGTGAAATTGTGGTATTTTCTGATTCAGGCCTTGTTTGCTGGATTTGCCTCCCTTTGTGTGGACGGCAGAACCAGatcacggtggtcctgggattagcacagggatcacatccttaaacttagctacagcattatctgaaagacatctgctatagtaagactttgttctgagcatagaagaatccttaatcataaatgtgaaagtgatcaaagaatggtctgacaggagggggttctgagggaacactgacacatgttctacctcaacacaagtcagaactagatctagggtgtggttgaagttatgagttggttggttcaTCTCCTGGAGGAA
This genomic stretch from Takifugu flavidus isolate HTHZ2018 chromosome 9, ASM371156v2, whole genome shotgun sequence harbors:
- the LOC130531185 gene encoding uncharacterized protein LOC130531185 isoform X1, with product MAENTFENSGSNSKQKYRPDRFSLQRALELLSAMDGDTSDLDLSDNDDDILDASYQPQPQEQSSSEDENSGDEYPIPQPTEQSRGRKRLRGEDNGTGTGSGYGAARSNTPRSSCRTRHEADCSNDGPEEPTTGPSPQGQSYEGRGMRWRAAPLMPNLVEFKNEDETEHDRNSWTPLSYLEQYIDQDLMKTIADCTNAMSLSRSGDLLKTSVDEVYHFFGACILMSCVPYPKIRMYWSKSFSVTPITERFTRDRFFRLRQSLKVLIDDDVPEDLRKRDKFWKVRPFLDRILQGCRSQTRPECVSIDEQMIPFTGTCPCRQYLPMKPNPVGIKNFVCATTDGIVLDFDLYQGSAALREQVEEPEGLGLGSLVMSRLCQTLHRGTKVYCDQLFTSIQGAEQMLKKTCTLLVQ
- the LOC130531186 gene encoding fragile X messenger ribonucleoprotein 1 homolog, which translates into the protein MVQVNVEVKGLNGAFYEAQIKSISEKLLAVVYENNPQEEVEVYCDSVRLPPPNFSFNVAVGDEVEVFSRLSDQEPFGWWQARITMIIGEWYLIEYKDGFQEFVKSGSIRNQNKNTFCTIEMLVQIFWSEEPTVRLQKEQCHAQPETEDKGCQTEADDGHPTKCAGPSEQRAHATLNSSLQHQNCPSSEAHGGQPPDSGEHTEELWQSDEDQPVWTLKFDPKPPKASKSARRRRRNGQRQLRDYTMDDEYDDEEIRMTPQGLCLFRLFGSRWVAMA
- the LOC130531184 gene encoding glyoxalase domain-containing protein 5-like, producing MALRTVGRCLWNFQRNHSKTVTVGGFRLKTTCPVEVSHLDHLVLTVQSVPDTVNFYTTTLGMQVITFKGNRKALGFGQQKFNLHQLGQEFEPKAKHPTSGSADLCLITRTPLAQVAAHLKACGVEIEEGPVERTGAVGTITSLYFRDPDHNLIEVSNYMQPSEGS
- the LOC130531185 gene encoding uncharacterized protein LOC130531185 isoform X2, whose product is MAENTFENSGSNSKQKYRPDRFSLQRALELLSAMDGDTSDLDLSDNDDDILDASYQPQPQEQSSSEDENSGDEYPIPQPTEQSRGRKRLRGEDNGTGSGYGAARSNTPRSSCRTRHEADCSNDGPEEPTTGPSPQGQSYEGRGMRWRAAPLMPNLVEFKNEDETEHDRNSWTPLSYLEQYIDQDLMKTIADCTNAMSLSRSGDLLKTSVDEVYHFFGACILMSCVPYPKIRMYWSKSFSVTPITERFTRDRFFRLRQSLKVLIDDDVPEDLRKRDKFWKVRPFLDRILQGCRSQTRPECVSIDEQMIPFTGTCPCRQYLPMKPNPVGIKNFVCATTDGIVLDFDLYQGSAALREQVEEPEGLGLGSLVMSRLCQTLHRGTKVYCDQLFTSIQGAEQMLKKTCTLLVQ